Sequence from the Methanobacterium formicicum genome:
TTATCTGTTCACCCAAGTCATCGAAAAATAAACCAAGTGTGGCTCTTTCCATAGTCCAGGGGATATTGGATGGTCGAGATGATGAATATAAGGTTATTGAACCTCTTTTCCCAATGATTGAGGATAAAAAAGCCCTTAAGAGTTATTGGAATGGTGCTGCACAGTTAATTGCCAAAGAATTGGATGAAGGCCGGGACGTTTCTTTTATAACTTTGGGAGACCCGTCAATTTACAGCACGTTCTCCTATGTGGCTAGCATAATCGGGGAACATGGTTATTCTGTGGAGATGATACCGGGAATAACCTCGTTTACTGGTTGTGCTGCTAGTGCAGGTATCACCCTGGGTGAAAAGGACGAAATAATCCTGGTGGTTCCCAAGGTG
This genomic interval carries:
- the cobI gene encoding precorrin-2 C(20)-methyltransferase — translated: MNNSKGKLIGIGVGPGDPDLLTVKAVKTLESVPVICSPKSSKNKPSVALSIVQGILDGRDDEYKVIEPLFPMIEDKKALKSYWNGAAQLIAKELDEGRDVSFITLGDPSIYSTFSYVASIIGEHGYSVEMIPGITSFTGCAASAGITLGEKDEIILVVPKVDERLGELLEHADTAVVMKTSRHSLMLEELIDRDPREKKVLSVQNCGMEDEEIFEGFAKNGKYLSTTIVKFNDSKVHENR